From a region of the Alosa sapidissima isolate fAloSap1 chromosome 9, fAloSap1.pri, whole genome shotgun sequence genome:
- the LOC121718024 gene encoding uncharacterized protein LOC121718024, whose amino-acid sequence MIERQRDTQIEIPPGLLLLHKKQNMEYGDYDDHYILKLCFHLPPNPDHPGTSSSTGLSQRVYALVTNMRPDETLSLEKLHCIAGRIPALHQRLRGAHVYVPPADRPSLKIIKAPYQPSPGDHPVKEAWKAYTGSRCPVFKPDSQATVYRPQVAMQKQRPQMMPPVALEVPWHPEEVEERNADLGPTTLYSAQVSADGQKFYEVFTPIEHSGGEKIPGLWRFSAYNQDNTLYFSVVVNVTEERDMPKKPSNRKRKADDNGQHDDQSPSRKRANIP is encoded by the exons atgatagagagacagagagacacacagatagagattcctccaggacttttacttttacacaaaaaacaaaacatggaaTATGGGGATTATGATGATCACTACATCTTGAAACTTTGTTTTCACTTACCACCCAACCCTGATCATCCAG GTACCAGTTCATCAACTGGCCTAAGCCAGCGGGTCTATGCTCTGGTGACCAATATGAGACCAGATGAAACTTTGAGTTTGGAGAAGCTGCACTGCATCGCAGGGAGAATCCCAGCACTCCACCAGCGGCTCAGAGGCGCTCATGTTTATGTGCCTCCAGCTGACCGCCCAAGCCTGAAAATTATTAAGGCCCCCTACCAGCCATCCCCAGGTGACCATCCGGTTAAAGAGGCCTGGAAAGCCTACACTGGCTCAAGATGCCCTGTCTTCAAACCGGACTCACAGGCCACAGTCTACCGACCACAGGTAGCTATGCAAAAACAAAGGCCTCAGATGATGCCCCCTGTCGCTCTCGAAGTACCGTGGCACCctgaagaggtggaggagagaaatGCCGATTTGGGCCCCACTACCCTGTACAGTGCCCAGGTGTCAGCAGATGGACAGAAGTTCTACGAAGTGTTTACCCCAATCGAACACTCTGGCGGGGAGAAGATCCCAGGGCTGTGGCGGTTTTCAGCTTATAACCAGGACAACACCCTCTACTTCTCAGTGGTTGTTAACGTCACGGAGGAGAGAGACATGCCAAAGAAGCCttcaaacagaaaaagaaaggcTGATGACAATGGCCAGCACGATGACCAGTCTCCTTCTAGGAAAAGggccaacataccataa